A section of the Poecile atricapillus isolate bPoeAtr1 chromosome 36, bPoeAtr1.hap1, whole genome shotgun sequence genome encodes:
- the QPRT gene encoding nicotinate-nucleotide pyrophosphorylase [carboxylating] has translation MAGSEPPGPGRTPGPGWTPAPLPHRLRSLARSWLDEDAPWPDATLAAAGVAETRAQLLSKGGGRSGGVLAGVPFAEAVFGVSGCRVTWRVPEGSALPPGRALVAEVEGPAAGVLGGERVALNILGRCSGVASMAARAVGVARAQGWAGVVGGTRKTTPGFRLAEKYALGVGGADPHRGGLGGLLLLKDNHRALAAAAGGLEQMILGVRRAGGFTHKLGVECSSAEEALEAAGAGADIVLLDNLAPQELHAAAARVKAAHPGVMVEASGGIVLETLPQFLGPHIDVVSMGCLTHSAPALDFALRVLEP, from the exons ATGGCCGGCTCGGagccccccgggccgggcaggacccccgggccgggctggACCCCCGCTCCTCTCCCGCACCGGCTGCGCTCCCTGGCGCGCTCCTGGCTGGATGAAGATGCTCCCTGGCCGGACGCGACTCTGGCGGCCGCGGGGGTCGCGGAGACCCGAGCGCAGCTGCTCAGCAAGGGCGGGGGGCGCTCGGGGGGGGTCCTGGCCGGGGTCCCCTTCGCCGAGGCGGTTTTCGGGGTCTCGGGGTGCCGGGTCACCTGGAGGGTCCCCGAGGGGTCGGCGCTGCCCCCCGGGCGGGCGCTGGTGGCCGAGGTGGAGGGTCCGGCCgcgggggtgctggggggggaGAGGGTGGCTCTCAATATTTTGGGGCGCTGCAGCGGGGTGGCCTCGATGGCCGCCAGGGCGGTGGGGGTGGCCcgggctcagggctgggcgggggtcGTGGGGGGCACCCGAAAAACCACGCCCGGCTTCCGCCTGGCGGAGAAATACGcgctgggggtggggggcgcCGACCCCCaccgggggggtttggggggtctccTCCTGCTCAAGGACAATCACCGAGCGCTGGCGGCAGCAGCGGGGGGGCTCGAACAG ATGATTTTGGGGGTGCGCCGGGCCGGGGGCTTCACCCACAAGTTGGGGGTGGAGTGCTCGAGTGCAGAGGAGGcgctggaggctgcaggagctggggctgacATCGTCCTGCTGGACAACCTGGccccccag gagctgcacgcggcggcggcgcgggtCAAGGCTGCGCACCCCGGGGTGATGGTGGAGGCCAGCGGGGGGATCGTTCTGGAGACCCTCCCCCAGTTTTTGGGGCCCCACATCGACGTGGTGTCCATGGGGTGTCTGACCCACAGCGCTCCCGCCCTGGACTTCGCACTGCGGGTGCTGGAACCCTAA